The following coding sequences lie in one Saimiri boliviensis isolate mSaiBol1 chromosome 6, mSaiBol1.pri, whole genome shotgun sequence genomic window:
- the OR6Q1 gene encoding olfactory receptor 6Q1, translating to MQPYTKNWTQVTEFVMMGFAGSHEAHFLFFTLFLTIYLFTLVENLAIILVVSLDHRLRRPMYFFLTHLSCLEIWYTSVTVPKMLAGFIWVDGGKNISYAGCLSQLFIFTFLGATECFLLAAMAYDHYVAICMPLRYGALVSWGTCIHLAVACWLVGFLTPILPTYLMSQLKFCGPNVIDHFFCDAAPLLALSCSDVTWNETVDFLVSLAVLLDSSVVIVVSYGNIVWTLLHIHSAAERQKAFSTCAAHLMVVSLFYGTLFFMYVRTKVASSINFNKVVSVFYSIVTPMINPLIYSLRNKEVKGALGRVFSLKSWKGQ from the coding sequence ATGCAGCCATATACCAAAAACTGGACCCAGGTAACTGAGTTTGTCATGATGGGCTTTGCTGGCAGCCATGAAGCACACTTCCTCTTCTTCACACTCTTCCTCACCATATACCTGTTCACCTTGGTGGAGAATTTGGCCATCATTTTGGTGGTGAGCTTGGACCACCGATTACGGAGACCCATGTATTTCTTCCTGACACACTTGTCCTGCCTTGAAATTTGGTACACCTCTGTTACAGTGCCCAAGATGCTGGCTGGTTTTATTTGGGTGGATGGTGGCAAGAATATCTCTTATGCTGGCTGCCTATCCCAGCTCTTTATCTTCACCTTTCTTGGGGCAACTGAGTGTTTCCTACTGGCTGCCATGGCCTATGACCATTATGTGGCCATTTGTATGCCTCTCCGCTATGGGGCCTTGGTGTCCTGGGGCACCTGCATCCATCTGGCAGTTGCTTGTTGGCTGGTAGGCTTCCTCACACCCATCTTGCCAACCTACCTTATGTCTCAGCTGAAATTTTGTGGCCCAAATGTCATTGACCACTTCTTCTGTGATGCTGCACCCTTGCTAGCCTTGTCGTGCTCAGATGTCACTTGGAATGAGACTGTGGATTTTCTGGTGTCTCTGGCTGTGCTACTGGACTCCTCTGTGGTCATTGTTGTGTCCTATGGCAACATTGTCTGGACACTGCTGCACATCCACTCAGCTGCCGAGCGCCAGAAGGCCTTCTCTACCTGTGCAGCTCACTTGATGGTGGTGAGCCTCTTCTATGGCACTCTTTTTTTTATGTATGTTCGGACCAAGGTGGCTTCCTCCATCAACTTCAACAAGGTGGTATCTGTCTTCTACTCCATTGTCACGCCCATGATCAATCCTCTCATCTACAGCCTTAGGAACAAGGAGGTGAAGGGAGCTCTGGGTAGAGTCTTTTCTCTCAAGTCTTGGAAGGGACAGTGA